The genomic DNA GCGGAAGTAGGTGAGCGCCAGCTCCCCGGTCTCGTCATGCAGGAAGACGCGATAGGGCAGGTTGGGCTTTCCGCGCGGGGGCGGCTGGTGGCGATCGACCCGACCGGTGATGGTGACGATAACCCCTTGAGGCGCGTGGGCGATGCCAGGCTGTTGGCGCCGGTCGATCAACGAATGCGGCGCGTGAAAAACGAGATCGACCACGCGGCAGTCTTCGATCGTCTCGCGACCGAGCAAACGGGCATAGAGTTCGCCGATCTTCGGGCCGATGCCTGGAAGCGTGTCGAGCGGGGAGAAGAGCGGATCTAGCAGGGCGGGGCGCATGGCGATGAAATTGCGATGATAATTCGGGCTTTGGCAAGGCTGACAATCGGCTATTCAGAGTTTATAGAGCCGTTGACGACAAACCGTACCCCAAAGGCCTCGCGCGTTCGTCCGAGCGTGCAGGCGTCATCGCGGGCGGCAGGAAGGAATTTCCCATGACCGGCATCTCTCGCACCAGCGCCGATCTCGATCCGCGTCGACGGCGGATCCTGTTTCGCGCCTGGCATCGCGGCATTCGCGAGATGGATTTGATCCTCGGGCAATTTGCAGAGGCTGAGCTCTCGACGCTTTCTGAAGCACAACTCGATGAACTCGAGACGATCATGGGCGAGGAAGACAACGATCTCGTCAAGTGGATCATCGGCGAACAGCCGGTGCCGGCTTGCTATCAGACGCAGATGTTTCAGCGCATCGCTGCCTATCGTCCGGATTTCGACAAGCTTCCCGAAGGGATGAAATAGACCGATGATGCTGGCTGGCCTTGATCCGAAGAAGATTGTCGAAGCACAGCGAGAGATCACGATCGGGCCGGTGCCCTCCGGGGCCGAGGCGCTGATCCTTGCTGAGCTCGCCCGCGCCGGCCAGCCGGTCGCCTACATTCTATCGGACGGCCAGCGGATCGCCGATCTTGAGCAGGTCCTCTCATTCGTCGCGCCCGACATTCCGGTGCTGACGCTTCCCGGCTGGGACTGCCTTCCCTATGACCGCGTCTCGCCGAGCGCCGA from Ensifer adhaerens includes the following:
- a CDS encoding succinate dehydrogenase assembly factor 2, whose amino-acid sequence is MTGISRTSADLDPRRRRILFRAWHRGIREMDLILGQFAEAELSTLSEAQLDELETIMGEEDNDLVKWIIGEQPVPACYQTQMFQRIAAYRPDFDKLPEGMK